A genome region from Ptiloglossa arizonensis isolate GNS036 chromosome 4, iyPtiAriz1_principal, whole genome shotgun sequence includes the following:
- the LOC143145924 gene encoding tetratricopeptide repeat protein 9C: MMLETWESADKVVKKDVLIKSIEFSKKPTECASCEVVIENIHVDNASVEDLKKTFNSNILDGTIKKILIIGEANCEIDRQIERAIQMMMVFEKSLVTLTISLEGIDQPLTIKFEITLNKVQPYKPIWEWTPEEKYSIALKYKESGVCLFKESRWVDAFHKFSKACKILITLEPISDLELDTKLESDINNLRLVLYNNMAGCQLNRKNYEYTIDLCTKILNKDGSNVKALYRRGVAHGNLRDLEKAVDDLKTVVTLEPQNRTAKEQYLLYNAKLQEANQKFEKMVRRMFKT; encoded by the coding sequence atgatgCTGGAAACGTGGGAATCGGCAGATAAAGTTGTGAAAAAAGATGTATTAATAAAATCTATCGAGTTTTCTAAAAAACCGACGGAATGTGCTAGTTGCGAAGTTGTTATTGAAAACATACACGTTGACAATGCGTCCGTGGAGGACTTGAAAAAGACATTTAATTCGAATATCTTAGATGgcacaattaaaaaaatattaattataggtGAAGCAAATTGTGAAATAGATCGCCAAATTGAACGAGCGATTCAAATGATGATGGTTTTTGAAAAGAGTTTGGTTACATTAACTATATCACTAGAAGGCATTGATCAACCTTTAACTATTAAGTTTGAGATAACATTAAATAAAGTACAACCATATAAGCCAATTTGGGAATGGACACCAGAAGAGAAGTACTCAATTGCATTGAAATATAAAGAATCTGGTGTCTGTTTATTTAAAGAATCTAGGTGGGTGGACGCATTTCATAAATTTAGTAAAGCTTGCAAAATACTTATAACGTTGGAGCCAATATCCGATTTAGAATTAGATACAAAATTAGAAAGTGACATTAATAATTTGAGacttgtattatataataatatggcTGGATGTCAATTAAATCGTAAGAATTACGAATACACAATTGATTTGTgtactaaaattttgaataaagatGGTAGCAATGTTAAAGCATTATATAGAAGAGGAGTAGCACATGGAAATTTGAGAGATTTGGAAAAGGCTGTTGACGATCTAAAAACTGTTGTTACATTGGAACCACAGAATCGTACTGCAAAAGAACAATACTTACTTTATAATGCAAAATTACAAGAGGCAAatcaaaagtttgaaaaaatggtAAGAAGAATGTTCAaaacttaa
- the LOC143145608 gene encoding regulator of microtubule dynamics protein 1 isoform X1, with the protein MLAQKLLRFVRNTKVLQRSFAHRSSQFSQKKNNYRALTTKVCIANSFTAMSMWGFTKSEDGDNTLVTTKVLIAKADALFDQGNYKEVYDLLSNYNDNKDVEIMWRLGRALYKMAKTATEVEGKKMIYEAYDLILNALKIKEDHWAVHKWMSIILDSKCNYEGMKVRIKELYNVKKHMLRAIELNPTDATTMYMLGTWCYQVSDLAWYQRKIAAVIFGEPPTSSFKEALTYFENAEKVDPYFYSYNLLMLGKVYLKLNQKDQALKYLKMAAEYPVKNDDDHNAKQEAQQLLKNEEKYCASINLCICC; encoded by the exons ATGTTGGCACAGAAATTGTTGCGATTTGTAAGAAATACAAAAGTATTGCAAAGGTCATTTGCCCATAGAAGTTCTCAATTTTCACAAAAG AAAAACAATTACCGTGCATTAACAACAAAGGTGTGTATCGCCAATTCATTTACTGCTATGAGTATGTGGGGCTTTACCAAAAGTGAAGATGGAGACAATACACTTGTAACTACAAAAGTTTTAATAGCAAAGGCTGATGCATTGTTCGATCAAGGAAATTATAAAGAAGTATATGATCTTCTATCAAATTATAAT GATAACAAGGATGTAGAAATTATGTGGCGTTTAGGCAGAGCATTGTATAAAATGGCTAAGACAGCCACTGaagtagaaggcaaaaaaatgatTTATGAAGCCTATGATTTAATACTTAAtgctttaaaaataaaagaggaTCATTGGGCTGTACATAAATGGATGTCGATCATTCTTGACAGTAAATGCAACTACGAAGGCATGAAAGTACGAATAAAGGAATTATACAATGTCAAGAAACATATGCTG AGAGCAATAGAACTCAATCCAACGGATGCAACGACTATGTATATGTTAGGCACATGGTGCTATCAAGTTTCCGATCTGGCATGGTATCAAAGAAAAATTGCAGCTGTAATATTTGGCGAACCACCAACTTCGTCTTTCAAGGAAGCTTTGACATATTTTGAAAATGCTGAGAAAGTTGATCCCTATTTCTATAGTTATAATTTGTTAATGTTGGggaaagtttatttaaaattaaatcagAAGGATCAAGcattaaagtatttaaaaatggcAGCTGAATATCCTGTAAAAAATGACGACGATCACAATGCTAAACAAGAGGCACAACAACtcttaaaaaatgaagaaaaata TTGTGCATCGATCAACCTTTGTATATGCTGTTGA
- the LOC143145608 gene encoding regulator of microtubule dynamics protein 1 isoform X3, whose amino-acid sequence MSMWGFTKSEDGDNTLVTTKVLIAKADALFDQGNYKEVYDLLSNYNDNKDVEIMWRLGRALYKMAKTATEVEGKKMIYEAYDLILNALKIKEDHWAVHKWMSIILDSKCNYEGMKVRIKELYNVKKHMLRAIELNPTDATTMYMLGTWCYQVSDLAWYQRKIAAVIFGEPPTSSFKEALTYFENAEKVDPYFYSYNLLMLGKVYLKLNQKDQALKYLKMAAEYPVKNDDDHNAKQEAQQLLKNEEKYCASINLCICC is encoded by the exons ATGAGTATGTGGGGCTTTACCAAAAGTGAAGATGGAGACAATACACTTGTAACTACAAAAGTTTTAATAGCAAAGGCTGATGCATTGTTCGATCAAGGAAATTATAAAGAAGTATATGATCTTCTATCAAATTATAAT GATAACAAGGATGTAGAAATTATGTGGCGTTTAGGCAGAGCATTGTATAAAATGGCTAAGACAGCCACTGaagtagaaggcaaaaaaatgatTTATGAAGCCTATGATTTAATACTTAAtgctttaaaaataaaagaggaTCATTGGGCTGTACATAAATGGATGTCGATCATTCTTGACAGTAAATGCAACTACGAAGGCATGAAAGTACGAATAAAGGAATTATACAATGTCAAGAAACATATGCTG AGAGCAATAGAACTCAATCCAACGGATGCAACGACTATGTATATGTTAGGCACATGGTGCTATCAAGTTTCCGATCTGGCATGGTATCAAAGAAAAATTGCAGCTGTAATATTTGGCGAACCACCAACTTCGTCTTTCAAGGAAGCTTTGACATATTTTGAAAATGCTGAGAAAGTTGATCCCTATTTCTATAGTTATAATTTGTTAATGTTGGggaaagtttatttaaaattaaatcagAAGGATCAAGcattaaagtatttaaaaatggcAGCTGAATATCCTGTAAAAAATGACGACGATCACAATGCTAAACAAGAGGCACAACAACtcttaaaaaatgaagaaaaata TTGTGCATCGATCAACCTTTGTATATGCTGTTGA
- the LOC143145495 gene encoding retinol dehydrogenase 13: MGWTKPFYYYSGAIATVGGAYLMKDYLTGTPYINNEVEKLTGKVAIVTGSNTGIGKGTVYELAKRDAKVIMACRDMEKCEEARTEIVMTTQNKYVYCRKCDLASQESIKNFVKQFKQEHSQLHILINNAGVMRCPKSYTKEGIEMQFGVNHIGHFLLTNLLLDVLKDSAPSRIINISSVAYKRGKIKLKDLNSTENYNAIEAYSQSKLANILFTRELANRLKGTGVTVNAVHPGIVNTEISRYVSAEQNFFSKTIVKSLTWFFIKSPAKGSQTVIFAALDPSLSDVTGAYLSNNKVSDVSDDAKNDEIAKWLWAVSEKWTKLNYV, from the exons ATGGGTTGGACTAaacctttttattattattcaggAGCTATAGCAACTGTCGGTGGGGCTTATTTAATGAA AGATTATTTAACAGGAACACCATACATAAATAATGAAGTTGAAAAATTAACTGGTAAAGTGGCTATTGTAACAGGATCAAATACTGGCATTGGTAAAGGAACGGTATATGAATTAGCTAAACGTGATGCCAAAGTCATTATGGCATGCAGAGACATGGAAAAATGTGAAGAG GCACGTACTGAAATAGTAATGACAACTCAGAACAAATATGTGTATTGTAGAAAATGTGATTTAGCATCTCAGGAAAGTATCAAAAATTTTGTAAAGCAGTTCAAGCAAG AACATTCACAATTGCATATCCTTATAAACAATGCAGGAGTAATGAGGTGTCCTAAAAGTTACACTAAAGAAGGAATTGAAATGCAATTTGGTGTGAACCATATAGGACACTTTTTACTAACAAATTTGTTATTGGATGTTTTAAAAGATTCTGCACCATctagaattataaatatttcgagTGTGGCATATAAACgtggtaaaattaaattaaaagacCTGAACAGTACAGAAAATTATAATGCTATTGAAGCATATTCTCAAAGTAAATTAGCTAATATCCTCTTTACAAGAGAGTTAGCAAATAGACTAAAAG GAACTGGTGTTACAGTAAATGCAGTTCATCCTGGTATAGTAAATACAGAGATATCACGATACGTGAGTGCTGAGCAAAACTTCTTTTCTAAAACAATTGTAAAATCTCTGACATGGTTTTTTATTAAGTCACCCGCAAAGGGATCACAAACTGTTATATTTGCTGCATTAGATCCATCTTTGAGTGATGTAACTGGAGCTTACTTGAG TAATAACAAAGTCTCAGATGTTTCTGATGATGCAAAGAATGATGAAATTGCAAAATGGTTGTGGGCAGTTAGTGAAAAATGGACTaaattaaattatgtataa
- the LOC143145608 gene encoding regulator of microtubule dynamics protein 1 isoform X2, with protein sequence MLAQKLLRFVRNTKVLQRSFAHRSSQFSQKKNNYRALTTKVCIANSFTAMSMWGFTKSEDGDNTLVTTKVLIAKADALFDQGNYKEVYDLLSNYNDNKDVEIMWRLGRALYKMAKTATEVEGKKMIYEAYDLILNALKIKEDHWAVHKWMSIILDSKCNYEGMKVRIKELYNVKKHMLRAIELNPTDATTMYMLGTWCYQVSDLAWYQRKIAAVIFGEPPTSSFKEALTYFENAEKVDPYFYSYNLLMLGKVYLKLNQKDQALKYLKMAAEYPVKNDDDHNAKQEAQQLLKNEEK encoded by the exons ATGTTGGCACAGAAATTGTTGCGATTTGTAAGAAATACAAAAGTATTGCAAAGGTCATTTGCCCATAGAAGTTCTCAATTTTCACAAAAG AAAAACAATTACCGTGCATTAACAACAAAGGTGTGTATCGCCAATTCATTTACTGCTATGAGTATGTGGGGCTTTACCAAAAGTGAAGATGGAGACAATACACTTGTAACTACAAAAGTTTTAATAGCAAAGGCTGATGCATTGTTCGATCAAGGAAATTATAAAGAAGTATATGATCTTCTATCAAATTATAAT GATAACAAGGATGTAGAAATTATGTGGCGTTTAGGCAGAGCATTGTATAAAATGGCTAAGACAGCCACTGaagtagaaggcaaaaaaatgatTTATGAAGCCTATGATTTAATACTTAAtgctttaaaaataaaagaggaTCATTGGGCTGTACATAAATGGATGTCGATCATTCTTGACAGTAAATGCAACTACGAAGGCATGAAAGTACGAATAAAGGAATTATACAATGTCAAGAAACATATGCTG AGAGCAATAGAACTCAATCCAACGGATGCAACGACTATGTATATGTTAGGCACATGGTGCTATCAAGTTTCCGATCTGGCATGGTATCAAAGAAAAATTGCAGCTGTAATATTTGGCGAACCACCAACTTCGTCTTTCAAGGAAGCTTTGACATATTTTGAAAATGCTGAGAAAGTTGATCCCTATTTCTATAGTTATAATTTGTTAATGTTGGggaaagtttatttaaaattaaatcagAAGGATCAAGcattaaagtatttaaaaatggcAGCTGAATATCCTGTAAAAAATGACGACGATCACAATGCTAAACAAGAGGCACAACAACtcttaaaaaatgaagaaaaata A